The window CTCAGAGACCTTGCCAAGGATATGCTGAAAAATGAGTACGGCCAATACCTGATTGAAATCCTTTCAGAGGAAAAGGCCGATGAAATTCACTAAGACCTTCCTCCCGGGTGTTGTCATGATTGAGCCGGATGTATTCAAAGATGCCCGTGGCTTTTTCATGGAAACCTACCATCAGAGAAAATATACAGGGGGGGGAATAGATCAAGTGTTTGTTCAGGACAACTATTCCCGCTCCAGGTATGGAACACTTCGAGGGCTTCACTACCAACTCAAAAATGCCCAGGGGAAACTCGTGTTTGTAATAACAGGTGAAATATTTGACACTGTTGTGGACATACGACTTGGATCACCTGATTTCGGACGCTGGTTCGGGACCAGTCTTTCAGCAGAAAACAAACGGCAGATCTTTGTACCTGAGGGTTTTGCCCA of the Deltaproteobacteria bacterium genome contains:
- the rfbC gene encoding dTDP-4-dehydrorhamnose 3,5-epimerase; the encoded protein is MKFTKTFLPGVVMIEPDVFKDARGFFMETYHQRKYTGGGIDQVFVQDNYSRSRYGTLRGLHYQLKNAQGKLVFVITGEIFDTVVDIRLGSPDFGRWFGTSLSAENKRQIFVPEGFAHGFIVLSESADVIYKCTDFYAPGDEYGIFWADPIIGIDWPLKNPILSDKDSRNPKLEEIPEELLPLDISYKRRRIL